Proteins from a single region of Thalassophryne amazonica chromosome 22, fThaAma1.1, whole genome shotgun sequence:
- the LOC117504435 gene encoding uncharacterized protein LOC117504435, with product MLSPPVELLPVQTSPVSPPQSPSDIHHPAHTSVTGLKSANPAGSLQRDASVRQGQDSSLICDQYPVNLVSSSTSPRSGSGAQVASSPSSSRLEWSQRWPVLPPISPVRGCSDTSASPLSRTRSQMFDELDDVAPQTASCPSVALQSDASGCHLSQPRLGGHQSQRQVVGATIAWVWWWEPSKPRSGGGSHHSLGVVVGAIKANIRRWEPP from the exons ATGCTATCACCACCTGTCGAGCTGCTTCCTGTCCAAACCAGTCCCGTCTCACCTCCTCAGTCCCCCTCAGACATCCATCACCCTGCACATACGTCTGTGACCGGTCTGAAAAGTGCAAATCCAGCAGGGAGTCTCCAGCGAGATGCATCAGTACGTCAGGGTCAAGACTCTTCTTTGATATGTGACCAGTACCCGGTTAACCTGGTTTCTTCCTCCACCTCTCCTCGCTCTGGGTCCGGAGCACAGGTGGCCTCTTCTCCTTCGTCGAGTCGGTTAGAATGGTCTCAGCGCTGGCCTGTTCTGCCCCCGATCTCTCCAGTCAGAG GATGCTCGGACACATCAGCATCACCGCTGAGCCGCACTCGCTCCCAAATGTTTGATGAGCTGGATGACGTCGCCCCTCAGACGGCTTCCTGTCCGTCTGTGGCCCTGCAGTCAGACGCTTCAGGTTGCCACCTGTCACag CCTAGATTGGGTGGCCATCAAAGCCAACGTCAGGTGGTGGGAGCCACCATAGCCTGGGTCTGGTGGTGGGAGCCATCAAAGCCAAGGTCAGGCGGTGGGAGCCACCATAGCCTGGGTGTGGTGGTGGGAGCCATCAAAGCCAACATCAGGCGGTGGGAGCCACCATAG